The Pirellulales bacterium genomic sequence CGCCGTGCGATGACAACCGGCGCGCCAGCGCGGCGCCGAAGGAGCCCATGCCGATGATGATGTAATGCTGCTTTTTCGGTTCAGCCATAACGGATCAGTCAGGTTGCGAGAACTGCGTTCTCAGTGGCGAGTGAAGCGGCGACGGGGATCTGCAGGGACAGTCAAGTCGTTGCAGCTCTGTTCGGCAAAACATCGCCGCCGAGTGCACGGAGAGTGCTGAGGGAGCGGAATTCGGAGTCGGCATACGTTGAGCGTCGATCATCCTCGGGCGTTCCAGCGTCCTCATATCTCAAGGTCCTCTCGTCAGCCCAACAACGGTTCCTCCCGCTCGTACTCGAGCGTGTGCCTCTGCTCGATCGAGGAGACGGCCGCGAACACCGAAATCGGCCCCAAGCGGCCGAGGAACATGCAACAGATGATGACGATCCGGGCGAGATTCGACAACTCGGTCGTCATGCCGGTGCTGAGCCCGACGGTTCCCAGGGCCGAGGCGGTCTCGAACAGCACGTCGATGAACAGACCCTGCGAGCGATCAGCGACGGGCTGACGCTGCTGCATGACGAGGATCGCGGTCACCGAGACGACCATGATGACGGTGAACAGCATGGCGACGGCGGTCGCTCGGCCGGCGGTCTCGGCGGGGATCGAACGGCGGAAGAAGTTGACGTGACTTGCTCCGCGAAATCGCGACCAAGCGTGGAGCACCAGCACCATCAGCGTCGAGATCTTGAATCCCCCTGCGGTCGAGCACGGCCCGGCTCCCACGAGCATCAACAGCAGCGTGATGAACAACGATGCGTTGGTCAACGTGCCGACGTCAATCGTGTTGAATCCCGCCGTGCGGCAGGAGACGGCGTGAAACGCGGCCCCCATCGCACGTTGCCACCATGGCATCGAGCGAAAGGCCTTGTCGAATTCCAACAGCAGGAAGGTCAACGTGCTGAGCGCCAACAGCCCGCCGGTGCCCAGCAGCATCACTTTGCTGTGCAGGCTGAGATGTTGCCACAACTCGCCCCAGGGGCGTTTCCAGTTGCGCGCCAAATCGAGAATGACCGGATAGCCCAGCCCCCCGACAATCACCAGCGCCATGATTGTGAGGCAGACGATCGGGTCGTCGCGGTACTGCACCATGCTGTTGGCGTAGAGCGCGAACCCCGCGTTGCAGAACGCGGACACCGAGTGGAATAAACCCGACCACAGTGCGCGGCTCAGGGACCCCTGTTCGGTCATCCAGAATCGCAACGACAGGATTGCCCAGCCGACAGCTTCGCAGACGAAGGTGGCGTAAATGACGTTTCGCAACACCCATTTCAGGTCGACGCGATCGCCGGCCCCCAGGGTTTCGGCGATGACGTTGCGTTGTCGCAGGCTTGCCTGCGAGCCGAGGTTCAGCAACGTAAAGGTCGTGACGGTGACAATGCCGATGCCGCCGAGTTGGATCAAGCCGAGAATGACGATTTGGCCGAACAGGCTGAACTCGCCGGCGGTGTCGCGGACCGTGAGTCCCGTGACGCAGGCCGCACTGGTGGCCGTGAAGTAGGCGTCCAACAGCGAGACGGGGCGATCGGCCCGTTCGCCGCGAGAAGCCGGCAGCTGCAGCAGCAGGGCCCCGACAGTGATCAGTCCGAAGAACGTGGCGAAAGAGACCCGGGCCGGGTACTTGACCATCGATCCGGAAAAAGTGGTGGCGGCCATAGGAGGCTACGATCAGACCGATTCTGTCAGGCTCAGGTTCAGCCAGGATCGCGGGAGTCGTGCCGCGCCGCTGCGACTGGGATATGCCAAGGGCCCGTTGTATCACAGGTTGCCGCAGCGGGAGAGGGGCGTTTCGACGCCCAGTTCTCCCGGAATTCGTCGGTTCGGCGACCGGCCGGCCGTCGCGGTTGCCCGTTTTCTCCGCAGAAAACGGTCGTAGGCTGGTTATGGCGGTCAAACCGATTTTCGTCCCACCCCGCCGAGGGGAGACGCGTCGCGAAATCCCCGGCCCCGCACTCTGCGGCAAGCTAGGTTTCACACGGGACCGAGGCGGTACGGCCGACAGGTCGGCGCCGCCAGCTTCCCCTCTCGCTCGTCACAGTCCTTCTCGTGGGTTCGATGCGACGCAACGCCCGGGGCGGAACGTTGCGAGGGTCGTTTCGGCCCCCTCGAGGCCTCCGGCCGAGCGCGAGCCTGTTTCGCGATTCCACGCCACGCTGCTGCACGGGACCACAGAATGGCCGCCAATGATCTGCGCGTCTTGATCGTCGACGACGATCGCGAGTCGCTGGACCGGACCCAGCGAATGCTGCGAGCCTATCGCCGCGATTGGGAAATGGAGTTTTGTCTCGGCGCCGCCGCGGGGCTCGATTCCCTCGCCCAAAAGCCCTACGACGCGGTGGTCGCCGACCTGAACATGTTCGGCGTCGACGGGGCCGAGATGCTCGGCTGCGTCCGCGACTTGTATCCCGACGCCGTGCGATTGTTGGTTTGCCCTCCCGAGAAGTCGGCGGCGCTTGTCAAGTCGCTGGGGGTGGCTCATCGGTACTTGTCCAAACCGGTCGACGTCGGCCTGATGCGCGAGTCGATCGCGCGCGCCGCGATGCTGGGTCGGCGCTTGCGCAAGCCGGGGGTGAAGGGGCTGGTGAGCCAGATCGACAAGCTCCCCTCGCTTCCCGACGTGTACATCGCCATCGTCGAGGAGCTGCAGCGCGAGGACGCCGAGGTGGGCCGCGTCTCTGAGTTGTTGGCTCGCGACGTCAGCATGACCGCCAAGGTGCTGCAATTGGTCAACAGCTCGTTTTTCGGACTGGCGGTCCACGTCTCCGACGTCCGGCACGCGGCGGCTCTGCTGGGGCTCAACTCGCTCAAGCCGCTCGTGTTGACGGCGGGAGTCTTTAAGCAGCTTGAAGAGTCGCGGATCCCCGCCGAACTGCTCGAACGGGTCATGGATCACAGTCTGGCCGTTGGGGCCTTGGCTCAGCACATCGCAATTGTCGAGGGGCTCCCTCGCGACGCGGCCGACAACGCGATGCTCGCCGGCGTGCTGCACGACATCGGCAAGCTGGTCCTCTCGGATCACTTCGGACGCAACTACGCGTTGGTCTGTCAGGCGGCCGAGCAATCGGGCCTGCCGCTGTTGGCCGCCGAGCAGGATCAGCTCGAAGCGACCCATGCCGACATCGGCGGTTACCTGCTGGGGCTGTGGGGTCTGCCTCAGGATATTGTCGAGGCGGTCGCCTTCCACCACGATCCCCGCGCGCTGGATTGCTCGACCTTCTCCCCGTTGACGGCCGTTCACGTCGCCAACGCGATCGTCCATGCCCGCCGGGACGAGGACGGTCAGCGGAAGGTCGATCCGACGAAGTTCGATCGCAAGCACTTGGCCAAGCTGAAGTGCGAGCATCGCGTATCAGCTTGGGTCGCGCTGGCCGAAGAGGCGGTCGCGGTCTGATCCGAGCGTCGGTTCACCACTGTCGCAGATACTCTGCGAGTCCGTGGTCCGCGAACCATGCGGCCGTCCACGATTGCTCGCTGGCGTACCCTCGCCGGTCGTCGGGCAGCAGATAGGTCTCGCACTCGATCGTGCGGCCGTCGTCGAGCGCGACCGTCACCGGCGCCCGGTCGTAGAGCGACGACTCGTACTCGTCCAACAGCGAGACGGTTTCCGGGTCGAGATCGAAGTAGACGAGCCCCGGCACTTGCTCGACGGGCTCCCCGCGGGACATGACCGGAAACAACTGCCCGGCGGCCCGCCGCACCCGATAGCCCGTCACGCTTCCCCCTTGGGAAGCGAACCGTCGCGGCACGACGCGGTCCCACACTTCGGCGAACATGAGCGTGCCGTAGGCGAACAGGTGCATGACGGAACCAGACAGAGAACTTGAGGATCGAAAGCCGCGAGTTTCCGATCGTCCGACGTCGCGTGGGAGATTCTAACAGAAACTGCCTCCGTTGCGTTTCGGCAAGGCGCGGGTTTCGCGACCGGCGAGTTCTTGCGATGCTTCCGCGAGGATGCCTACGCCTCGATCAGCACGCCGCCGCAGACATGGTTCAGCTTGTTCAACCCGTTGTACGCCGCCACTTTGTAGCACTCGGCGAGCGTCGGGAAGTTGAACACGTTGTTGATGAAGAACTCGACGTCCCCGTCGAGCGCCATGACCGCCTGCCCGATGTGAATCAGTTCGGTCGCCCCCGTACCGATGACGTGCACCCCCAGGATCTTGTGCGTCTCCTGGTGAATCAGCAGCTTGAGCATTCCGAGCGTGTCGCCGAGCAACTGCCCGCGGGCGATCTCGCGGTAATTGGCGACCCCCGCCTCGTAGGGAACTCCCTCCTCGGTGAGCTGCTCTTCGGTCTTGCCGACCATCGAGATCTCGGGCACGGCGTAGATGCCGTAGGGGAACAGCGACGTGTTGTAGTTGCCGACGTCGCACTGGCCGAAGGCGTGGCAGATCGCCCGGCGGCCTTGCTCCATCGAGGTGCTCGCCAGAGCGGGGAAGCCGATGACGTCCCCCGCGGCGTAGATGTGCTCGGCAGCGGTCTGATAGTTCTCGTTGACCCGCAGGCGTTCGCGGTCGTCGAACTCGATCCCCGCGCGCTCGAGCCCCAGCGAACCGCAGACGCCTTGTCGGCCGACGGCGTACAGCAGCGTCTCGGCGTGCAGCGTCTTGCCCGATTCGAGTCGCGCCTGAACCAGCCGCGGCGAGTTGCCTGCGCGGGCGTCGACTTCCTCGATCCGCTCCACTTTCTCGCCCAGTCGGAGGGTGATCCCCTTCTGGCGGAGGAAGTAGTGAAAAGCGTCGCAGATTTCCTGGTCGAGGAATCCCAGCACGCGGTCGCGGCCCTCGACGAGCGTCACCCGCACGCCGAGGGTCGCCATGATGCACGCGTACTCGGTGCCGATCACCCCGCCCCCCACGACGACCATCGTCCGCGGCAGGTGG encodes the following:
- a CDS encoding HDOD domain-containing protein, which translates into the protein MAANDLRVLIVDDDRESLDRTQRMLRAYRRDWEMEFCLGAAAGLDSLAQKPYDAVVADLNMFGVDGAEMLGCVRDLYPDAVRLLVCPPEKSAALVKSLGVAHRYLSKPVDVGLMRESIARAAMLGRRLRKPGVKGLVSQIDKLPSLPDVYIAIVEELQREDAEVGRVSELLARDVSMTAKVLQLVNSSFFGLAVHVSDVRHAAALLGLNSLKPLVLTAGVFKQLEESRIPAELLERVMDHSLAVGALAQHIAIVEGLPRDAADNAMLAGVLHDIGKLVLSDHFGRNYALVCQAAEQSGLPLLAAEQDQLEATHADIGGYLLGLWGLPQDIVEAVAFHHDPRALDCSTFSPLTAVHVANAIVHARRDEDGQRKVDPTKFDRKHLAKLKCEHRVSAWVALAEEAVAV
- a CDS encoding gamma-glutamylcyclotransferase; this encodes MHLFAYGTLMFAEVWDRVVPRRFASQGGSVTGYRVRRAAGQLFPVMSRGEPVEQVPGLVYFDLDPETVSLLDEYESSLYDRAPVTVALDDGRTIECETYLLPDDRRGYASEQSWTAAWFADHGLAEYLRQW
- the sthA gene encoding Si-specific NAD(P)(+) transhydrogenase, whose amino-acid sequence is MKHYDCIVIGTGPAGQKGAIQAAKLGKRVAIIEKNAVLGGAQINTGTIPSKALREAVLHLTGANSRGLLGGNNQAKKHITIADLVVASQQVIRHEWDVIRDQFDRNGIELLWGRAEFASPFEVKIVRDEQVEVISADRFLVGVGTRPARPQSVPFNGRTIFTSDEVLHLDHLPRTMVVVGGGVIGTEYACIMATLGVRVTLVEGRDRVLGFLDQEICDAFHYFLRQKGITLRLGEKVERIEEVDARAGNSPRLVQARLESGKTLHAETLLYAVGRQGVCGSLGLERAGIEFDDRERLRVNENYQTAAEHIYAAGDVIGFPALASTSMEQGRRAICHAFGQCDVGNYNTSLFPYGIYAVPEISMVGKTEEQLTEEGVPYEAGVANYREIARGQLLGDTLGMLKLLIHQETHKILGVHVIGTGATELIHIGQAVMALDGDVEFFINNVFNFPTLAECYKVAAYNGLNKLNHVCGGVLIEA